A genome region from Candidatus Obscuribacterales bacterium includes the following:
- a CDS encoding ATP-binding protein, with protein sequence NGPITRWVTEHRQRVVITDVSQDPRIGDCNLEYQTAQIRSALMVPVQTKERLHAILYINQCSHVRYWSKDDQELAQAVADQLAISIQQAYLYTQVQQQAETSRAQAQQLSQTLLDLQHTQAQLIQSEKMSSLGRMVAGVAHEINNPVSFIYGNIPHVEKYVEGLMQLVQLYRDRTPEDEELRSLIDDLDLDFLLRDLPDTLRSMQTGAERIRQIVLSLRRFARLDEAEWKLADLHDSLDTALDILKSQIPLDVTVRRHYSDLPWVECYPQLLNQVFVNIVGNALDALADLPDHHPKFIDITTALYVDCETRQTWMRIAIADNGPGIAPEHQTRIFDPFFTTKDVGRGTGLGLTVSYQTIVHQHRGHIGLVSTPQGGTEITLDLPIYGTGSSGD encoded by the coding sequence CCAACGGGCCCATTACCCGCTGGGTGACCGAACATCGGCAGCGGGTGGTGATCACTGATGTCTCTCAGGATCCCCGCATTGGAGATTGCAACCTCGAATATCAGACAGCTCAGATTCGCTCGGCCCTGATGGTGCCGGTGCAAACCAAGGAGCGCCTCCACGCCATTTTGTATATCAACCAGTGCAGCCATGTGCGCTATTGGTCCAAAGACGACCAAGAACTGGCCCAGGCGGTGGCGGATCAACTAGCGATTTCCATTCAGCAGGCCTATCTCTACACCCAGGTGCAGCAGCAGGCTGAAACCAGTCGCGCTCAGGCTCAGCAGCTTAGCCAGACGTTGTTGGATCTGCAGCATACCCAGGCCCAGCTCATCCAAAGTGAGAAAATGTCTAGCCTAGGGCGGATGGTGGCGGGGGTGGCCCATGAGATCAATAACCCGGTGAGCTTCATCTACGGCAACATTCCCCACGTGGAAAAGTATGTGGAGGGATTGATGCAACTGGTGCAGCTTTACCGCGATCGCACCCCTGAGGATGAAGAGTTGCGATCGCTGATCGACGACCTCGACCTCGATTTTCTGCTGCGAGATCTACCCGACACCCTGCGGTCGATGCAAACTGGGGCGGAGCGCATTCGTCAGATTGTCCTTTCCCTGCGGCGGTTTGCTCGCTTGGATGAAGCGGAATGGAAGCTGGCCGACCTGCACGATAGTCTCGATACCGCGTTGGATATCCTCAAAAGCCAGATCCCCCTGGATGTGACGGTGCGCCGGCACTATAGCGACTTGCCTTGGGTAGAATGCTATCCCCAATTGCTCAATCAAGTGTTCGTAAACATTGTCGGTAATGCCCTAGATGCCTTGGCCGATCTGCCTGACCACCACCCCAAGTTTATTGACATCACCACGGCGCTTTATGTCGATTGCGAAACCCGCCAGACCTGGATGCGGATTGCGATCGCTGATAACGGCCCGGGCATTGCGCCAGAACACCAAACCCGTATCTTTGATCCCTTTTTCACCACCAAAGATGTGGGGCGCGGTACAGGTCTGGGGCTCACCGTCAGTTACCAAACCATTGTGCATCAACATCGCGGTCATATTGGTCTAGTATCAACGCCCCAGGGTGGCACAGAGATCACCCTAGATTTGCCGATCTATGGAACGGGATCGTCTGGAGATTAG